The following proteins are co-located in the Malassezia restricta chromosome II, complete sequence genome:
- a CDS encoding mitochondrial exoribonuclease Cyt-4, whose protein sequence is MLRRVAQRTAWRALHSSVLAPREKKWELFNELLKQHVGDHTSPEKPKYDRSVDRRNRGYPELSPAAKWHTPTKKDPDGVDMVYTHKDTMHTHDVRPGDLVEARKASGTYVGVVLPIPKDREVTGAGQGATLLIVVATGHLEQIRTTDITFQLPQFVDVTTAEKAGPLKWDYVLATAAHTKSAPVSEDMLPESVLEEEPVDLPRFTIRVSICRKIRDMQRQMDGQIRRIFPAFRTLFLPDPSEDMSAYNASERLIRQRARDVLQTGVVSTMEATRLIEQYLHKKDVPIRVSVMFATHTLLMSHPIQFLADANSHRRSQLFMYRPRHDQEILERVSGWVRAAMSEKPHKNAEHATEVLDGFCMRARYVMAWHDKKPAKDYGPPQLDAFAPGMDGKGEFTWTDTDLDILEFFKMCLGNRRELQENVTGSIAMAIIKRAGVNPKLYPLAFEGSTKSRELSEINDRSQAELHTDVLQANVDLQHSLMFEFLTRIGALTPWENPNALDIQFRNRRTIHDAEKNAWELKEELKSRHSFGDMPVYVIDAASSHELDDGMSVEATDNPHQYWIHVHIADPSAWIPKDHALAKSAQHKYSSIYLPELMAPMLPSDVTDNGMSLSDTSKDPMNVLTFSALVDSVTGKVASFDVRRGKVQNIKILHYDQVNQLFLDSHRKHGVSDLRTQQDLRQIAALASVLNRRRVHVGNAVNATDADSSLSIHPRTLDFLAGHTRDRPHFYTGFPEIRVTFADYENVERPGTYDQVPGGITSETMVSEMMILAGRVAASFGLMHNVPLPYRVQPEPNEEEMATINQLKHPDTGTMAMSKLVSKAIFLPTGYSSIKPGIHFALGVRPIPEKDPNSDALFRGGYVRVTSPLRRFADLVCHWQLKAILDGQAPPFDTETMSQSLVRFDQMDIWIKQMERASQRFWMWTYVDRLLKKKKQYDTECRIDYEEYFTKEERELLSPIPAFQSIMDVRYNSELLESNIRVSLLHFGGLPADCRWPNGKSPPKRDEIKKVKILKTISASTRRTIICSIA, encoded by the coding sequence ATGCTTCGACGCGTGGCGCAACGTactgcatggcgcgcgctgcattCGTCAGTGCTTGCGCCGCGCGAAAAGAAGTGGGAGCTATTTAATGAGCTTCTGAAACAGCATGTGGGCGATCATACTAGTCCCGAAAAACCTAAGTACGACAGGTCCGTCGACCGACGAAACAGAGGATACCCAGAACTCTCACCTGCGGCCAAATGGCACACGCCGACAAAGAAGGATCCAgatggcgtcgacatggtatACACTCACAAAGATACTATGCATACCCACGATGTCCGCCCTGGAGACCTTGTTGAGGCACGAAAAGCTAGTGGCACGTACGTCGGTGTGGTTCTTCCCATTCCAAAAGACAGGGAGGTAACAGGTGCTGGACAGGGAGCGACATTATTGATTGTCGTAGCCACCGGCCACCTCGAACAGATTCGCACAACAGATATTACATTTCAGCTTCCTCAGTTTGTGGATGTAACCACGGCGGAAAAAGCAGGTCCGCTTAAGTGGGACTATGTCCTCGCAACGGCTGCGCATACCAAATCGGCACCTGTTTCAGAAGACATGTTACCAGAATCCGTGCTTGAAGAGGAGCCAGTAGATTTGCCGCGATTCACAATCCGTGTCTCTATCTGCCGCAAAATTCGCGATATGCAACGCCAAATGGATGGACAGATCCGCCGCATCTTTCCCGCCTTCCGTACACTCTTCCTCCCAGATCCCTCAGAAGACATGTCGGCATATAATGCATCCGAGCGGCTCATTCGACAGCGTGCTCGCGATGTACTGCAGACAGGTGTTGTATCGACCATGgaggcgacgcgcctcaTCGAGCAGTATCTTCATAAGAAAGATGTGCCTATCCGGGTCTCTGTCATGTTTGCTACACACACTCTTCTTATGAGCCATCCAATCCAGTTTCTCGCGGACGCCAATTCTCACCGGCGAAGTCAACTATTCATGTACAGGCCGCGGCATGACCAAGAGATCCTCGAACGCGTCTCCGGATGGGTCCGTGCTGCTATGTCGGAAAAGCCCCACAAGAACGCGGAACATGCGACAGAAGTACTCGATGGTTTTTGCATGCGTGCACGGTACGTcatggcatggcacgacAAAAAACCAGCCAAGGACTATGGCCCACCACAGCTGGACGCGTTTGCGCCAGGCATGGACGGCAAAGGCGAATTCACTTGGACTGATACAGACTTGGATATCTTGGAATTTTTCAAGATGTGCCTGGGCAACCGCCGAGAGCTGCAGGAAAATGTTACAGGCAGTATTGCCATGGCCATCATTAAGCGTGCCGGTGTAAATCCAAAGCTCTATCCACTGGCCTTCGAGGGCAGCACTAAATCACGCGAATTATCCGAAATCAATGATCGATCGCAAGCAGAGCTACACACAGATGTGCTGCAGGCCAATGTGGATTTACAGCACTCACTCATGTTCGAATTTCTCACCCGTATTGGTGCTTTGACGCCTTGGGAAAATCCCAACGCCCTTGATATCCAGTTTAGGAACAGACGCACGATACATGATGCAGAAAAGAATGCATGGGAGCTGAAGGAGGAGCTGAAGTCACGACACTCGTTTGGTGATATGCCCGTTTATGTGATTGACGCTGCCTCGTCACATGAACTTGATGATGGTATGTCTGTCGAAGCCACAGACAATCCTCATCAATATTGGATCCATGTCCACATTGCAGACCCAAGTGCATGGATTCCTAAAGACCATGCCTTGGCGAAAAGTGCGCAACACAAGTATTCCAGTATTTATTTGCCTGAGCTCATGGCGCCTATGCTGCCCTCTGATGTCACAGACAATGGTATGAGTTTGTCAGATACAAGCAAGGATCCCATGAACGTACTTACCTTTAGTGCTCTGGTGGATTCAGTCACGGGCAAAGTGGCGTCTTTCGATGTACGTCGAGGAAAAGTGCAGAATATAAAAATCTTGCATTACGATCAAGTGAACCAACTGTTCTTGGATAGCCATCGTAAGCATGGTGTGTCTGACTTGCGGACGCAACAAGATCTCCGGCAGATTGCGGCTCTGGCTTCCGTCCTTAatcgccgccgcgtgcatgTGGGGAATGCCGTCAATGCCACTGATGCTGACAGTTCGCTAAGCATACATCCTAGAACGCTCGACTTCCTTGCTGGACATACACGCGATCGACCTCATTTCTACACCGGATTCCCCGAGATCAGAGTCACGTTTGCAGATTACGAGAATGTGGAACGACCTGGCACGTACGATCAAGTCCCGGGTGGTATTACATCTGAGACAATGGTGAGCGAGATGATGATTTTGGCTGGTCGCGTTGCAGCGAGCTTCGGCCTTATGCACAATGTCCCATTGCCGTATCGTGTCCAGCCAGAGCCCAACGAAGAAGAAATGGCCACTATCAATCAGCTGAAACATCCCGATACAGGAACAATGGCCATGTCCAAGCTAGTATCTAAAGCCATCTTCTTGCCCACTGGCTACTCCTCAATCAAGCCTGGTATCCATTTTGCTTTAGGCGTCCGACCAATACCTGAAAAAGATCCCAACAGTGATGCACTCTTCCGAGGAGGATACGTAAGGGTCACTAGTCCTCTACGTCGATTTGCTGACTTGGTCTGTCACTGGCAATTAAAAGCCATTTTGGATGGACAAGCACCTCCTTTCGATACGGAAACGATGAGTCAGTCTTTGGTTCGGTTCGATCAGATGGATATTTGGATCAAGCAAATGGAACGTGCTTCCCAGCGGTTCTGGATGTGGACATATGTTGATCGACTCCTGAAGAAAAAAAAGCAATACGACACTGAATGTCGAATTGATTATGAAGAGTATTTTACCAAAGAAGAACGAGAACTTCTAAGCCCTATTCCCGCATTCCAAAGTATCATGGACGTTCGCTACAATAGCGAGCTCCTTGAATCCAACATTCGCGTGTCCCTCCTCCACTTTGGGGGACTACCCGCCGACTGCAGATGGCCAAATGGAAAAAGTCCACCAAAAAGGGATGAAATCAAAAAAGTTAAAATTTTAAAAACAATAAGTGCAAGCACAAGAAGAACAATTATCTGTTCCATAGCATAA
- a CDS encoding DNA damage-inducible protein 1: protein MLTVLDKLGQSVPLDVDTSIELENVKAILEAEFAIAPENQQILFLGRVLPDDKRTLASYGIKDGDLLVIHDTRAMITQNPEMSNLEELMRQQILQSPSMQQNLRQHNPVLLDAALRSPQEFKQVITQQRAKVQEMQAAQEELLNADPFDVEAQKKIEESIRQDRVTENLEHAIEYSPESFGNVSMLYVNLKVNGHPVKAFVDSGAQATIISPDCATRCGIMRLLDTRFAGVALGVGTAKILGRIHSTQIQLGSDLFLPCSFTVLEGRSVDMLFGLDMLKRYQASIDLKKNALIIQDREIPFLPEHEIPKNEHNLPLLGDAEPKETDGAEFQSRVANEKSSTDSTSRSSQQGGPTRDNTKIWDKEKIKELVNLGIPKNEADELLNAANGNIEIAASIYFSK, encoded by the coding sequence ATGCTAACTGTGCTGGATAAGCTAGGCCAATCTGTGCCACTGGATGTGGACACTTCGATTGAATTGGAAAATGTAAAGGCCATTCTTGAGGCAGAATTTGCTATAGCGCCTGAGAATCAGCAGATCTTGTTCCTGGGACGCGTGTTGCCGGACGATAAACGAACACTCGCGTCGTACGGCATCAAGGACGGCGATCTGCTGGTCATCCATGACACTCGAGCTATGATTACGCAAAACCCAGAGATGAGCAACCTCGAAGAACTCATGCGCCAGCAAATCCTACAGTCACCATCAATGCAACAGAATCTTCGACAGCACAACCCTGTCCTACTGGACGCGGCGCTACGTTCCCCTCAGGAATTTAAACAGGTTATAACACAACAGCGCGCAAAAGTACAAGAGATGCAAGCAGCCCAGGAAGAGCTGCTAAATGCAGACCCATTCGACGTGGAAGCACAAAAGAAAATCGAGGAAAGCATTCGTCAAGATCGGGTTACAGAAAATCTCGAGCATGCCATCGAGTATAGTCCGGAAAGTTTTGGGAACGTATCAATGTTATACGTGAACCTAAAGGTAAATGGTCACCCAGTCAAGGCCTTTGTCGATAGTGGCGCACAAGCGACCATCATCAGCCCCGATTGCGCCACACGCTGTGGCATCATGCGCCTCTTGGACACTCGCTTTGCTGGTGTCGCACTTGGTGTCGGCACAGCCAAGATTTTGGGTCGTATTCACAGCACGCAAATCCAACTCGGCTCTGACTTGTTCTTACCTTGCTCGTTCACCGTATTGGAAGGACGAAGTGTCGATATGCTTTTTGGTCTAGATATGCTGAAGAGGTATCAAGCTAGCATCGACTTGAAGAAGAATGCGCTCATTATTCAAGATCGAGAGATCCCATTTCTCCCTGAGCACGAAATCCCCAAGAACGAACACAATTTACCTCTTCTTGGCGACGCGGAGCCAAAGGAAACTGACGGTGCTGAATTTCAATCTCGAGTCGCAAACGAAAAATCCTCCACTGATTCTACAAGCAGGTCATCTCAGCAGGGTGGGCCGACTCGTGATAACACGAAAATTTGGGACAAGGAAAAAATTAAAGAATTGGTAAATTTGGGTATTCCAAAAAATGAAGCGGATGAATTACTGAATGCTGCTAACGGAAATATAGAAATAGCAGCCAGTATATATTTCTCTAAATAA
- a CDS encoding pre-mRNA-splicing factor ATP-dependent RNA helicase DHX38/PRP16: MASRFPEYGDESARRPRRQEQDDLSDNEGWDEDEETDIDREWYLQDDEGGVAGDADHNPFAQYEDMHGQVSNVLARRQQRMTARQAQYNVDLDAWEKSRLQSGGVGGRQAVRDDLDDHDENRIHLLVHNLRPPFLDGKTTYTKQLAPVSPVRDPTSDLAVFAMKGSRLVKEHREQAERAKAAGRVASLKGTQLGNIMGVKDDDDEDTTKSKIDPSRDQGDSKFATHIKKAQGASAFSRNKSLREQRQYLPAFACRDDLLRVIRENQVVVVIGETGSGKTTQLCQFLHEDGYTQYGMVGCTQPRRVAAMSVAKRVSEEMECALGNTVGYSIRFEDCTSRDTKIKYMTDGVMLRESLTERDLDRYSAIILDEAHERSLSTDILMGLLKQVLMRRRDLKLIVTSATMNAEGFSKFFGAVPIFTIPGRTFPVDVLYSKTPCEDYVESTVKQILTIHLSQGQGDILAFMTGQEDIEVTCEVTIERLKQLEGAAPLLMLPIYSQMPADLQARIFEPSEHGERKCVVATNIAETSLTVDGIMFVVDSGFSKLKLYNPKVGMDSLQITPISQANAAQRSGRAGRTGSGTAYRLYTEVAFHNEMFPSTIPEIQRTNLANTVLLLKTLGVKNLLEFDFMDPPPQDNLLTSMYQLWVLGALDHVGNLTELGRKMSEFPMEPSMAKVLIMSTEYGCSEEVLTIVSMLSVPTVFYRPKERQEESDTARERFYVAESDHLTLLHVYMQWKNNGFKDNWCAKHFLHAKLLRKAREVRAQLEDILRSQKLPVVSCGTDWDIVRKCITSGYFHHAARVKGVGEYVNCRTGVPMHMHPTSALYGLGYTPDYVIYHELTLTSKEYMGIVTAVDPYWLAELGAVFYSIRESNALASDSRRGRDTQLSRLVEIEAEFERDRQRTADEQETSLKRARRHGPGHGSTSHEGIAMPGIGPPRRGRRRLPLGK; this comes from the coding sequence ATGGCGTCGCGGTTCCCTGAGTATGGCGATGAGAGCGCCaggcggcctcggcggcagGAGCAAGATGATCTCTCTGACAATGAGGGCTGGGATGAAGATGAGGAGACCGACATTGACCGCGAGTGGTATTTACAGGACGACGAAGGCGGTGTGGCCGGCGACGCAGATCACAATCCATTTGCGCAGTATGAGGACATGCATGGCCAGGTATCGAATGTGCTTGCTAggcgccagcagcgcatgacAGCACGTCAGGCACAGTATAATGTCGACCTTGATGCTTGGGAAAAGAGCCGCCTACAATCAGGTGGTGTGGGTGGCCGACAAGCCGTGCGCGATGACTTGGACGACCATGACGAGAACCGCATCCATCTGCTCGTCCATAATCTACGACCACCCTTTCTGGACGGCAAGACGACGTATACAAAGCAGCTAGCGCCTGTGAGTCCCGTGCGTGATCCGACATCGGACCTGGCGGTGTTTGCGATGAAAGGCAGCCGACTTGTTAAGGAGCATCGTGAACAGGCCGAACGAGCCAAGGCGGCAGGCCGTGTGGCATCGCTCAAAGGCACACAGCTTGGAAATATCATGGGGGTGAaggacgatgatgatgaagaTACAACTAAGAGCAAGATTGATCCGTCCCGTGATCAAGGCGACTCAAAGTTTGCCACCCACATAAAAAAGGCACAAGGAGCAAGTGCCTTTAGCCGGAACAAAAGTCTGCGGGAGCAACGACAGTACCTCCCGGCTTTTGCTTGCCGAGACGATCTCCTGCGTGTAATTCGTGAGAATCAGGTCGTGGTCGTGATTGGTGAGACGGGCAGTGGTAAGACGACACAGTTGTGCCAATTTCTCCATGAGGATGGATACACGCAGTATGGCATGGTTGGATGTACGCAACCACGCCGTGTAGCGGCGATGAGTGTCGCAAAGCGTGTAAGTGAGGAAATGGAGTGTGCGCTAGGAAATACGGTCGGTTATTCGATCCGTTTTGAAGACTGTACGTCCAGAGACACGAAGATCAAGTATATGACGGATGGTGTAATGCTACGCGAGTCCCTCACTGAGCGTGATTTGGATCGCTACTCTGCGATTATtctcgacgaggcgcacgagcgcagcCTGAGTACCGACATTTTGATGGGTTTGCTGAAACAAGTCTTGATGCGGCGACGCGATCTCAAGCTGATTGTGACATCTGCGACGATGAATGCAGAGGGCTTTTCCAAATTTTTTGGCGCTGTGCCTATCTTTACGATCCCAGGACGCACCTTCCCCGTCGATGTACTTTATAGCAAGACACCATGCGAGGACTACGTCGAGAGCACTGTGAAGCAGATTCTAACAATACACTTATCCCAAGGCCAAGGCGATATCCTTGCGTTTATGACCGGTCAAGAAGACATCGAGGTTACATGCGAGGTAACAATCGAGCGtctcaagcagctcgagggcgCAGCTCCGCTGCTCATGTTGCCTATCTACTCACAGATGCCTGCAGATCTGCAGGCACGTATTTTTGAGCCCTccgagcacggcgagcgaAAGTGCGTTGTCGCGACAAATATTGCCGAGACGTCGCTCACCGTCGACGGTATCATGTTTGTCGTCGACTCAGGATTCAGCAAGCTCAAACTGTACAACCCCAAGGTCGGTATGGACTCGTTGCAAATCACGCCTATCAGCCAAGCCAatgccgcgcagcgctcgGGTCGTGCAGGCCGCACAGGCTCTGGCACGGCGTATCGTCTCTATACCGAGGTGGCATTTCACAATGAAATGTTCCCCAGCACTATCCCCGAAatccagcgcacgaaccTGGCGAACACAGTGCTGCTACTCAAGACTCTCGGAGTGAAAAACTTGCTCGAATTCGACTTTATGGATCCACCCCCCCAAGATAATTTGCTCACGAGTATGTACCAGCTTTGGGTCTTGGGCGCTCTGGACCATGTTGGCAACCTCACCGAGCTGGGTCGTAAGATGAGCGAGTTTCCTATGGAGCCAAGCATGGCCAAGGTCCTGATTATGAGCACGGAATACGGGTGCTCCGAGGAGGTGCTCACGATTGTGAGTATGCTTAGTGTCCCCACCGTATTCTACCGGCCCAAGGAGCGGCAGGAGGAGAGCGATACGGCCCGCGAGCGATTCTACGTGGCTGAGAGCGACCACCTTACTCTCTTGCACGTGTACATGCAGTGGAAAAACAACGGATTCAAGGATAATTGGTGCGCGAAGCATTTCCTGCatgccaagctgctgcgcaaggCCCGCGAGGTACGTGCACAGCTTGAAGATATCCTACGCAGCCAGAAACTGCCTGTCGTGAGTTGCGGCACAGACTGGGACATTGTGCGCAAGTGCATCACGTCCGGCTACTTCCaccatgctgcgcgagtCAAGGGCGTGGGCGAGTACGTAAACTGTCGCACGGGTGTCCCGATGCACATGCACCCGACTAGTGCGCTATACGGACTGGGATACACGCCCGACTATGTCATATACCACGAACTCACACTTACTTCGAAAGAGTACATGGGCATCGTGACGGCTGTTGATCCATACTGGCTCGCTGAGCTAGGCGCCGTGTTCTATTCGATCCGCGAATCAAATGCCCTCGCCTCCGACAGCCGTCGCGGACGCGACACGCAATTAAGCCGCCTAGTAGAAATCGAGGCGGAGTTTGAGCGCGATCGCCAACGGACCGCCGATGAGCAGGAGACTTCGCTCAAGCGCGCCCGGCGACATGGCCCAGGGCATGGCTCGACGAGCCACGAGGGCATCGCAATGCCGGGCATAGgtccgcctcgtcgcggACGTCGTAGGTTGCCTCTAGGAAAATAG
- a CDS encoding nuclear pore complex protein Nup37, producing MSIPLQARSGAWQPALELLEPISLVRCCTSPLGRNLCMIVTETAVHVYATSDESPNLSFEPVTSFFLGCRATGASWSPSTQHASTAWRIEILVATETNELRLLESVRQGSEASTSNKKLADTYARVTDLAWCASPGYESYAAAACSDGTVRLWDLEGGCRTHYLNSAVLSVAFHPKVPKLLLAMESSGVGYLLDWLASDGEVRTAASFHEPITLGAHATQHYEAQGAAAWQAQDADMVGALLGTRWCVWNVHEASVPVASGQLHQPSVHGGLRFCPTNSRLFAVFAHGSMTPAVHIFDSAFPASPRGIDVHAQTPFRPGPVSLDTTGVAGTGATLPSAYGAQSIDWMPRRMAAYDVLLVGVGRHLVPIPVA from the coding sequence ATGTCCATTCCGCTGCAGGCCCGCAGCGGGGCATGGCAGCCagcgctggagctgcttGAGCCGATTTCGCTCGTACGATGCTGTACATCGCCGCTAGGACGTAACTTGTGCATGATCGTGACTGAGACGGCCGTGCATGTATACGCTACGAGCGACGAGTCGCCGAACCTATCCTTTGAGCCCGTGACGTCGTTCTTTCTTGGGTGCCGCGCGACGGGCGCGTCTTGGAGTCCCAGCACACAACACGCGTCCACAGCATGGCGCATCGAGATACTCGTGGCGACAGAGACGAacgagctgcgtcttcTCGAGTCTGTGCGACAAGGCAGCGAGGCGTCGACGTCCAACAAAAAGCTCGCAGATACATACGCCCGCGTCACAGATCTCGCTTGGTGCGCTTCGCCCGGGTACGAGTCTTATGCTGCTGCAGCCTGTTCGGATGGCACAGTGCGTCTATGGGACTTAGAAGGCGGCTGTCGGACGCACTATCTTAATAGCGCTGTGCTCAGCGTCGCCTTCCATCCTAAAGTCCCCAAGCTCCTTTTGGCTATGGAAAGTAGCGGTGTTGGATACCTCTTGGATTGGCTAGCTTCGGATGGCGAAGTACGCACGGCAGCCTCATTCCATGAGCCCATCACTCTGGGTGCCCATGCCACACAGCACTATGAAGCacaaggcgcagctgcatggcaAGCGCAGGACGCTGACATGGTCGGTGCCTTGCTGGGCACACGGTGGTGTGTGTGGAATGTGCACGAGGCGTCGGTACCTGTCGCAAGTGGCCAGTTGCACCAGCCCTCTGTGCATGGTGGTCTGCGGTTCTGTCCTACCAACTCGCGCCTCTTCGCCGTGTTTGCACACGGGTCCATGACGCCGGCCGTCCATATCTTTGACTCGGCCTTCCCTGCCAGTCCTCGGGGTATCGACGTCCATGCCCAGACGCCTTTTCGACCGGGGCCCGTGTCGCTCGACACGACGGGCGTGGCAGGTACAGGTGCGACGCTGCCAAGTGCCTATGGGGCACAGAGCATCGATTGGATGCCGCGTCGCATGGCGGCCTACGACGTGCTTCTCGTCGGCGTGGGACGACATCTCGTTCCGATTCCTGTAGCGTAA